A genomic segment from Brevundimonas sp. SORGH_AS_0993 encodes:
- a CDS encoding GNAT family N-acetyltransferase, translated as MIEPRLETQRLILRPPTLEDFPRWAEFQADPETTRFIGGVKTPAETWRILATVAGAWSLTGVGFFSVIEKSTGQWLGRIGPWRPHGWPGSEVGWSLHPDATGKGYALEAAVASMDYAFDVLGWDDVIHTIEGGNAASARLAQRLGSRNRGKASLPEPFADVVADVWGQTREEWAVNRETLNA; from the coding sequence GTGATCGAACCCAGACTTGAAACCCAACGCCTGATCCTTCGCCCGCCGACGCTGGAGGACTTTCCGCGCTGGGCCGAGTTTCAGGCCGACCCTGAGACGACGCGCTTCATCGGCGGGGTCAAGACGCCCGCCGAGACCTGGCGCATCCTGGCGACCGTCGCCGGGGCGTGGAGCCTGACGGGCGTGGGCTTCTTCTCGGTCATCGAGAAATCCACCGGCCAGTGGCTGGGTCGGATCGGGCCGTGGCGGCCGCACGGCTGGCCAGGGTCGGAGGTCGGTTGGTCGCTGCACCCCGACGCCACGGGCAAGGGCTATGCGCTGGAGGCCGCCGTCGCCAGCATGGACTACGCCTTCGATGTTCTGGGCTGGGACGACGTCATCCACACCATCGAGGGCGGCAACGCCGCCTCGGCCCGCCTGGCCCAGCGTCTGGGGTCGCGCAATCGCGGCAAGGCCAGCCTGCCCGAACCCTTCGCCGACGTCGTCGCCGACGTGTGGGGCCAGACGCGCGAAGAATGGGCGGTCAACCGCGAGACCCTGAACGCCTGA
- a CDS encoding Bax inhibitor-1/YccA family protein, whose translation MSDFNNGYARPLPQTADMSVDAGLRSFMLGVYNKLALGLVVAAALAYVTGNVEGVRDLFYVQTVDGRLGLTMLGMILQFSPLVLLFGSMFFMKNPTAKGVNLLYWAVVATIGAGLGILFLRYTGGSLATTFLVTAAAFGGLSLVGYTTKKDLTGMGTFLIMGVIGLIVASIVNMFLQSGVFYLIISGLGVLIFSGLIAYDTQRLKMTYYALGGDQNAMGVATGFGALSLFINFVNLFQFLLAFLGGNRN comes from the coding sequence ATGAGCGATTTCAATAACGGCTACGCCCGACCCTTGCCGCAGACGGCCGACATGTCGGTCGACGCCGGCCTGCGCAGCTTCATGCTGGGCGTGTACAACAAGCTGGCCTTGGGCCTCGTTGTCGCGGCGGCCCTGGCCTATGTGACGGGCAATGTCGAAGGTGTCCGGGATCTCTTCTACGTACAGACGGTCGATGGGCGCCTAGGCCTCACCATGCTGGGCATGATCCTCCAGTTCTCGCCCCTTGTCCTGCTGTTCGGCTCGATGTTCTTCATGAAGAACCCGACGGCCAAGGGCGTGAACCTGCTCTACTGGGCCGTGGTCGCCACGATCGGCGCGGGCCTGGGCATCCTGTTCCTGCGCTATACGGGCGGTTCGCTGGCCACCACCTTCCTGGTGACGGCGGCGGCCTTCGGGGGTCTGAGCCTGGTGGGCTACACCACCAAGAAGGACCTGACCGGTATGGGCACCTTCCTGATCATGGGCGTGATCGGCCTGATCGTCGCCTCGATCGTCAACATGTTCCTGCAGTCGGGCGTGTTTTATCTGATCATTTCGGGCCTGGGCGTTCTGATCTTCTCGGGCCTGATCGCCTACGACACCCAGCGTCTGAAGATGACCTACTACGCCTTGGGCGGCGACCAGAACGCCATGGGCGTGGCCACCGGCTTCGGCGCGTTGAGCCTGTTCATCAACTTCGTGAACCTGTTCCAATTCTTGCTGGCCTTCCTGGGCGGCAACCGGAACTAA
- the rlmN gene encoding 23S rRNA (adenine(2503)-C(2))-methyltransferase RlmN yields MSITLDLSRVSTAPTEKPLVNLSGLTRAGLRQALIDAGVCPPEKARMRASQIWGWIHHYGVTDFAAMSNVAKDMQAKLAEHFTLARPEVVERQVSKDGTRKWLIRTAPGIEIETVYIPDVGRAGALCVSSQVGCTLNCTFCHTGTQKLVRNLTAAEIVAQVQVARDDLEEWPSPKEDRRLSNIVFMGMGEPLYNLDNVSDAIDIISDNEGIALSRRRITVSTSGVVPQLQALGDRTAAMLAISLHATNDALRDVLVPLNKKYPLEQLMAAIRAYPGLSNARRVTFEYVMLKGVNDSPEEARALVKLISGVPAKVNLIPFNPWPGTDYQCSDWKTIEAFAAILNKAGYASPIRTPRGRDILAACGQLKSESEKLRASALRKAEPAAA; encoded by the coding sequence TTGAGCATCACGCTCGACCTTTCGCGCGTCTCGACCGCGCCGACTGAAAAGCCCCTCGTCAACCTCAGCGGCCTGACGCGCGCGGGCCTGCGCCAGGCCCTGATCGACGCCGGCGTCTGCCCGCCCGAAAAGGCCAGGATGCGCGCCAGCCAGATCTGGGGCTGGATCCACCACTACGGCGTCACCGACTTCGCGGCCATGTCGAACGTGGCCAAGGACATGCAGGCCAAGCTGGCCGAGCATTTCACCCTGGCCCGCCCCGAGGTCGTCGAGCGTCAGGTGTCCAAGGACGGCACCCGCAAATGGCTGATCCGCACAGCGCCGGGCATAGAGATCGAGACCGTCTATATTCCCGACGTCGGTCGCGCCGGGGCGCTGTGCGTCTCGTCCCAGGTCGGGTGCACTCTGAACTGCACCTTCTGCCACACCGGCACGCAGAAACTGGTCCGAAACCTGACCGCCGCCGAGATCGTGGCCCAGGTCCAGGTGGCCCGCGACGATCTGGAGGAGTGGCCGTCCCCCAAGGAAGACCGCCGCCTGTCCAACATCGTCTTCATGGGCATGGGCGAACCGCTCTACAATCTGGACAACGTTTCGGACGCCATCGACATCATCTCGGACAACGAGGGGATCGCCCTGTCGCGTCGTCGGATCACGGTCTCGACCAGTGGCGTGGTGCCCCAGCTTCAGGCCCTGGGCGACCGCACGGCGGCCATGCTGGCCATCAGCCTGCACGCCACCAATGACGCCCTGCGCGACGTGCTGGTGCCGCTGAACAAGAAATACCCGCTGGAGCAGTTGATGGCGGCGATTCGGGCCTATCCCGGCCTGTCGAACGCGCGGCGGGTGACGTTCGAATATGTCATGCTGAAGGGCGTCAACGACAGCCCCGAGGAGGCGCGCGCCCTGGTCAAGCTGATCTCGGGCGTTCCGGCCAAGGTGAACCTGATTCCCTTCAACCCCTGGCCCGGCACAGACTATCAGTGCTCGGACTGGAAGACGATCGAAGCCTTCGCCGCCATCCTGAACAAGGCCGGCTACGCCTCGCCCATCCGCACCCCCCGCGGCCGCGACATCCTGGCCGCTTGCGGACAGTTGAAGTCCGAGAGCGAAAAGCTGCGCGCCAGCGCGCTCAGGAAGGCCGAGCCGGCGGCGGCTTAA
- the thpR gene encoding RNA 2',3'-cyclic phosphodiesterase, whose product MLRLFTALTLPPDVGEMLQRRQSGLPGARWRPLDALHVTLAFYGETDERRADDLASELARVAGAPFEIVLKGVGAFGDNHRSHTLWAGVETPNARLSVLAGRCKAAGQRAGAVMETRDYRPHVTLAYLKPQTNPDRIGAWMAGHNLLHSPPIRIDRFGLYSSVLTDSGSHYELEREYLL is encoded by the coding sequence ATGTTGCGCCTGTTCACCGCCCTGACCCTGCCGCCCGATGTCGGCGAGATGCTTCAGCGGCGTCAGTCCGGCCTGCCCGGCGCCCGCTGGCGGCCGCTGGACGCCTTGCACGTCACCCTGGCCTTCTACGGCGAGACCGACGAGCGCCGGGCCGACGACCTGGCCTCGGAACTGGCCCGCGTCGCCGGCGCCCCCTTCGAGATCGTGCTGAAAGGGGTCGGCGCCTTCGGCGACAACCACCGCAGCCACACGCTGTGGGCCGGGGTCGAAACGCCCAACGCCCGCCTGTCGGTCCTGGCCGGACGCTGCAAGGCGGCGGGCCAGCGCGCGGGCGCAGTCATGGAGACGCGCGACTATCGCCCCCACGTCACCCTGGCCTATCTGAAACCCCAGACGAACCCGGACCGCATCGGCGCCTGGATGGCCGGGCACAATCTGCTGCATTCGCCGCCGATCCGCATCGACCGCTTCGGCCTGTATTCCAGCGTCCTGACCGACAGCGGCAGCCATTACGAACTGGAGCGGGAGTATCTGCTGTGA
- a CDS encoding DUF2794 domain-containing protein — protein sequence MSMTPHDAAPLPGPVFFDRRELDAVLRVYGRMVAQGEWRDYAVVGHKDFAEFAVFRRSGDAPAYRIEKRPALQTRQGQWAVIGEGGQILRRGRDLAQVLRVFDGRKFQLVDYG from the coding sequence ATGAGCATGACCCCGCACGACGCGGCGCCCCTTCCCGGCCCCGTCTTCTTCGACCGGCGAGAGCTGGACGCCGTACTCCGCGTCTATGGCCGGATGGTCGCCCAGGGCGAATGGCGCGACTACGCCGTGGTCGGCCACAAGGATTTCGCCGAGTTCGCCGTCTTCCGCCGCTCGGGCGACGCCCCCGCCTACCGCATCGAAAAGCGCCCAGCGCTTCAGACCCGTCAGGGGCAATGGGCCGTCATCGGCGAAGGCGGCCAGATTCTCCGCCGCGGCCGCGACCTGGCCCAGGTGCTGCGGGTGTTCGACGGCCGGAAATTCCAGTTGGTGGACTATGGTTAA
- a CDS encoding HAD-IA family hydrolase: protein MTRLPASRAYQAFLFDMDGTLITSTAAAERVWTRWAARHGLDAAALLSVMHGVRAADTIRGQNLPDIDLDAEIAWVERAEIEDLDGVAPIPGAVDFVDRLPPDRWAVVTSASTPLARARLKAAGVVPPAVLITAEDVERGKPDPAGYLKAAAALGVDIADCLVFEDAEAGIKAGEAAGAEVVVVTAAWTHPLATSHPTLANYGEARLEIETDGRLRLSPMDRG, encoded by the coding sequence ATGACCCGCCTCCCCGCGTCCCGCGCCTACCAGGCCTTCCTGTTCGACATGGACGGCACATTGATCACCTCGACCGCCGCCGCCGAACGGGTCTGGACCCGATGGGCCGCGCGGCACGGTCTGGACGCGGCGGCCCTGCTGTCCGTCATGCATGGCGTGCGGGCCGCCGACACCATCCGCGGCCAGAACCTGCCCGACATAGACCTGGACGCCGAGATCGCCTGGGTCGAACGCGCCGAGATCGAGGATCTGGACGGCGTCGCCCCCATTCCCGGCGCCGTTGACTTCGTCGACCGCCTGCCGCCCGACCGCTGGGCCGTCGTCACCTCGGCCTCCACCCCACTCGCCCGCGCGCGTCTGAAGGCCGCCGGCGTCGTCCCGCCCGCCGTCCTGATCACCGCCGAGGATGTCGAACGCGGCAAGCCCGACCCGGCCGGCTATCTGAAGGCCGCCGCCGCCCTGGGCGTCGACATCGCCGACTGTCTGGTGTTCGAGGACGCCGAGGCCGGCATCAAGGCGGGCGAAGCGGCCGGCGCCGAGGTGGTGGTGGTGACGGCCGCCTGGACGCATCCGCTGGCGACTTCGCATCCGACCTTGGCCAACTATGGCGAAGCCCGGCTGGAGATCGAGACGGATGGGCGCTTGAGACTGTCTCCAATGGATCGAGGGTAA
- a CDS encoding trypsin-like peptidase domain-containing protein, with protein MPVRLKAVSSLAVALAVFCATAPQTALALAPASRSGPPASALPYDARRGVFSFAPDLEGSLPAVVQVTTLGQSRGPSSDAADPKPYASGSGVIVDAAQGILITNNHVVEGGRKFTIDLTDGRLFNATLIGADKATDIAVLKITPDGRPLNLKQVQTVDSDTLRTGDLAFAVGYPLGLDQTLTMGVVSGLNRSGLGDAVEDYIQTDAAVNSGNSGGPLLDSRGRLIGINTSILSGGMGGGNDGIAFAVPTRIMLYVADQIRKYGEVRRGETGAVFGSLNAKRARELGLGIVRGAVVADLAPGSPAERAGLRLDDVVTRIQGRPVANAGAINATVGIAAPGSNLNLVYLRDGRERTTALAVETPHAEPITAGASAVVVYGATLRDQDGGVQLAAVEAGSPAAQAGLTAGDLITAVDGRETTEAAAVVAAVRGATGAVDLTVMHNGEAQTLTLQLSAAS; from the coding sequence ATGCCAGTCCGCCTCAAGGCCGTGTCGTCCCTCGCCGTCGCCCTCGCCGTCTTCTGCGCGACGGCCCCGCAAACGGCCCTGGCCCTGGCGCCTGCGTCTCGCAGCGGCCCGCCCGCCAGCGCCCTGCCCTATGACGCCCGGCGTGGGGTGTTCAGCTTTGCGCCCGACCTTGAAGGCTCCCTGCCGGCCGTGGTCCAGGTCACGACCCTGGGCCAGTCGCGCGGCCCCAGTTCGGACGCCGCCGATCCCAAGCCCTACGCCTCGGGCTCCGGCGTCATCGTGGATGCGGCGCAAGGGATACTGATCACCAACAATCATGTGGTCGAGGGCGGACGCAAGTTCACCATCGACCTGACCGACGGCCGCCTGTTCAACGCCACCCTGATCGGGGCGGACAAGGCCACCGACATCGCGGTGCTGAAGATCACGCCGGACGGCCGGCCGCTGAATCTGAAACAGGTCCAGACGGTCGATTCCGACACCCTGCGCACCGGCGACCTGGCCTTCGCCGTCGGTTATCCGCTGGGCCTGGACCAGACCCTGACCATGGGCGTCGTTTCGGGCCTGAACCGTTCCGGCCTGGGCGATGCGGTCGAAGACTATATCCAGACCGACGCGGCCGTGAACTCGGGCAACTCCGGCGGGCCGCTACTAGACAGCCGGGGCCGGCTGATCGGCATCAACACCTCCATCCTGTCTGGCGGCATGGGCGGCGGCAACGACGGCATCGCCTTCGCCGTGCCGACCCGCATCATGCTCTATGTCGCCGACCAGATTCGCAAATACGGCGAGGTCAGGCGCGGCGAGACCGGCGCCGTCTTCGGCTCCCTGAACGCCAAGCGCGCGCGCGAACTGGGCCTGGGCATCGTGCGCGGCGCCGTGGTGGCGGACTTGGCGCCCGGCTCTCCGGCCGAGCGGGCGGGCCTGCGCCTCGACGATGTCGTCACCCGCATACAGGGCCGCCCCGTGGCCAACGCCGGCGCCATCAACGCCACCGTCGGCATCGCCGCGCCAGGGTCCAACCTGAACCTGGTCTATCTGCGCGATGGACGAGAGCGGACGACCGCCCTGGCGGTGGAAACGCCGCATGCCGAACCGATCACGGCCGGCGCCTCGGCCGTCGTCGTCTATGGGGCGACCCTGCGCGATCAGGACGGCGGCGTTCAGTTGGCGGCGGTGGAGGCGGGCTCGCCCGCAGCCCAGGCCGGCCTGACAGCCGGCGATCTGATCACCGCCGTGGACGGACGGGAGACGACGGAGGCCGCCGCCGTGGTCGCGGCCGTGCGCGGCGCAACGGGCGCGGTCGATCTGACGGTGATGCACAATGGCGAAGCCCAGACGCTGACGTTGCAGCTGTCCGCGGCGTCCTGA
- a CDS encoding iron-sulfur cluster assembly scaffold protein, which produces MIDDLYSARILTLAANLPHAGRLPTPDGTGERTAKLCGSRATVDVTLDDQGRVAAFAQDVKACALGQAAAGVLGQHVMGATVQDIQDARDAMIAMLKSGGDGPTGRFQDLRLLKQVADYPARHASTLVSLEATLEAMKNALAARTRLAGAA; this is translated from the coding sequence ATGATCGACGACCTCTACAGCGCGCGCATCCTGACGCTGGCGGCCAACCTGCCGCATGCGGGGCGTCTGCCGACGCCGGACGGCACGGGCGAGCGGACAGCCAAGCTGTGCGGGTCGCGGGCGACGGTCGATGTGACGCTGGACGATCAGGGCCGCGTCGCCGCCTTCGCTCAGGACGTAAAAGCCTGCGCCCTGGGTCAGGCCGCCGCCGGCGTGTTGGGCCAGCACGTCATGGGCGCAACGGTTCAGGACATCCAGGACGCCCGCGACGCCATGATCGCCATGCTGAAGTCCGGCGGCGACGGCCCGACCGGCCGGTTCCAGGATCTGCGCCTGCTGAAACAGGTCGCCGACTATCCGGCCCGCCACGCCTCGACCCTGGTCTCGCTGGAGGCGACGCTGGAGGCGATGAAGAACGCCCTCGCCGCCCGAACTCGCCTCGCCGGCGCGGCCTGA
- the yidD gene encoding membrane protein insertion efficiency factor YidD produces the protein MSLYERGVRAAHRGYKLTLSPLIGQQCRFLPTCSDYGRDALIRHGPVKGGWLTVRRLCKCHPFGGSGYDPVPPAKD, from the coding sequence ATGTCTCTCTATGAACGCGGCGTGCGCGCGGCCCACCGGGGCTATAAGCTGACGCTGTCTCCCCTGATCGGCCAGCAGTGCCGGTTCCTGCCGACCTGTTCGGATTACGGGCGCGACGCCCTGATCCGGCACGGGCCGGTCAAGGGGGGGTGGCTCACCGTGCGCAGGCTCTGTAAATGCCATCCCTTCGGGGGATCGGGATACGACCCGGTCCCGCCAGCTAAAGACTGA
- a CDS encoding NlpC/P60 family protein, whose protein sequence is MTDVLDLVPPGDRLARPDLAEQALEGLVRAEVYRATQAMHCRVAVADVLSDAETRIDQLLHGEIFDVLERSNGRAWGRARRDGVVGWVVADSLSAGAPLATHRVAGVDGALPLNALVVEGREGRDAGALSPVGAFETDLVAVAERLLGRPHELGARSSISTDCSGLVQQTLLACGLPGPRRSDGQARLGHAVAATDARRNDIVVWLAPRGDHDWTGHSALMLDGERIIHATGGKGVVIEPLAEVEARLVAEGFETAMFRRL, encoded by the coding sequence TTGACCGACGTCCTCGATCTTGTTCCGCCCGGCGACCGCCTCGCCCGTCCCGACCTCGCCGAACAGGCGTTGGAAGGTCTGGTGCGCGCGGAGGTCTATCGCGCGACCCAGGCCATGCATTGCCGCGTGGCCGTGGCGGATGTGCTGTCGGACGCAGAGACACGGATCGACCAACTGCTGCATGGCGAAATCTTCGACGTTCTGGAGCGATCGAACGGCCGGGCGTGGGGCCGGGCGCGCCGCGACGGCGTGGTCGGCTGGGTGGTGGCGGACAGTCTGTCGGCCGGCGCGCCGCTGGCGACGCATCGGGTGGCGGGCGTGGACGGCGCCCTGCCGCTGAACGCCCTGGTGGTCGAGGGGCGCGAAGGGCGGGATGCGGGCGCGCTCAGCCCCGTCGGCGCCTTCGAGACCGATCTGGTCGCGGTGGCCGAGCGTCTTTTGGGACGGCCGCACGAACTGGGCGCGCGATCCTCGATCTCCACCGACTGTTCGGGACTGGTGCAGCAGACCTTGCTGGCCTGCGGCCTGCCGGGACCGCGCCGCTCGGACGGACAGGCGCGGCTGGGGCATGCGGTCGCCGCGACCGACGCCCGGCGAAACGACATCGTGGTCTGGCTGGCACCCCGGGGCGATCACGACTGGACCGGCCATTCGGCCCTGATGCTGGACGGCGAACGGATCATTCACGCCACCGGCGGCAAAGGGGTGGTGATCGAGCCCCTGGCCGAGGTCGAGGCCCGTCTGGTCGCCGAAGGGTTCGAAACGGCGATGTTCCGCCGCCTCTAG
- a CDS encoding DUF6356 family protein, with translation MSQTTMDSAPARASAFDRLFRDHPREVGETYLEHMAASSAFGFKLLGLACAAFAHALVPGVHKATVSTAVRGMAKEMGGRAEEARESRMRDAGVWDVGL, from the coding sequence ATGAGCCAGACGACGATGGACAGCGCGCCCGCCCGCGCCTCCGCTTTCGACCGCCTGTTCCGCGATCATCCGCGCGAGGTGGGCGAGACCTATCTGGAGCATATGGCGGCCTCTTCCGCGTTCGGTTTCAAGCTTCTGGGCCTGGCCTGCGCCGCCTTCGCCCACGCCTTGGTTCCGGGCGTGCACAAGGCCACCGTCTCCACCGCCGTCCGAGGCATGGCCAAGGAGATGGGCGGTCGCGCCGAAGAGGCCCGCGAGAGCCGGATGCGCGACGCCGGGGTCTGGGACGTCGGTCTGTGA
- a CDS encoding tetratricopeptide repeat protein, with product MRATYDRMDALSRSVFWASEQQADPTDAVAGVKLAQALRELGRYDQAAEAAQVTLNLKPTDLDALLELGRAHIARGQAFYGVAPLEKARDLAPRDWRPYSLLGVAYEQVRRFDDARAAWNQALVVSPDNPDVLANAATAALTHGDAPGAEALLRRAAAQPTASAKVRQNLALALGLQGKMGEAEQILRRELPPEQAEQNLNWLRARSAPGATAAAAPPQVAASVPGSDTARTWNSLQGG from the coding sequence GTGCGCGCGACCTATGACCGGATGGACGCCCTGTCGCGGTCGGTCTTCTGGGCATCGGAACAGCAGGCCGATCCCACCGATGCGGTCGCGGGCGTCAAACTGGCCCAGGCCCTGCGCGAACTGGGCCGCTACGATCAGGCGGCCGAGGCGGCCCAGGTCACGCTGAACCTGAAACCGACCGATCTGGACGCCCTGCTGGAGCTGGGTCGCGCCCATATCGCGCGCGGCCAGGCCTTCTATGGCGTCGCCCCGCTGGAGAAGGCGCGCGACCTGGCCCCGCGCGACTGGCGGCCCTATTCGCTGCTGGGCGTGGCCTATGAGCAGGTGCGCCGCTTCGACGACGCCCGCGCCGCCTGGAATCAGGCGCTGGTCGTGTCGCCCGACAACCCCGACGTCCTGGCCAACGCCGCCACCGCCGCCCTGACGCACGGCGACGCGCCGGGCGCCGAGGCCCTGCTGCGACGCGCCGCCGCCCAGCCGACCGCCTCGGCCAAGGTGCGCCAGAACCTGGCCCTGGCCCTGGGTCTTCAGGGCAAGATGGGCGAGGCCGAACAGATCCTGCGCCGCGAACTGCCGCCGGAACAGGCCGAGCAGAACCTGAACTGGCTGCGCGCCCGTTCCGCGCCCGGCGCGACGGCCGCCGCCGCGCCGCCCCAGGTCGCCGCCTCCGTCCCCGGCAGCGACACGGCCCGAACCTGGAATTCGCTTCAGGGCGGCTGA
- the mmcB gene encoding DNA repair putative endonuclease MmcB, translated as MTAAVPLELVFSRPETTLSVTRGAARLLMDLGYAPLLEVCLPNGRRADVMGVGRRGDIVICEVKSGVDDYRVDRKWQEYGPFCDAFYFAVAPEFPQGILPEEPGLIVADGFGGAVVREAGLTPLAPARRKALTLAFARLGALRTMRD; from the coding sequence ATGACCGCCGCCGTCCCTCTCGAACTCGTCTTCAGCCGCCCGGAGACGACCCTGTCGGTGACGCGCGGCGCGGCACGGCTGCTTATGGACCTGGGATATGCGCCGCTGCTGGAGGTCTGTTTGCCGAACGGGCGGCGGGCCGACGTCATGGGCGTGGGGCGGCGCGGCGACATCGTCATCTGCGAAGTGAAGTCGGGCGTCGACGACTATCGCGTCGACCGCAAATGGCAGGAGTACGGCCCCTTCTGCGACGCCTTCTATTTCGCCGTGGCGCCCGAGTTTCCGCAGGGCATCCTGCCCGAAGAGCCCGGCCTGATCGTCGCCGACGGCTTCGGCGGGGCGGTGGTGCGCGAAGCGGGCCTGACGCCGCTGGCGCCCGCGCGGCGCAAGGCCCTGACCCTGGCCTTCGCCCGGCTGGGCGCGCTGCGGACGATGCGCGACTAG
- a CDS encoding M17 family metallopeptidase has translation MGQQVELVLAGECAAVQIHFATPLQELCGVAKQWAEAQRFEGKLGQVLTVPNAEGGVAEVLVGTGRTFDPMMARGLSARLPGGLYRLALEGETAHQAALAFLLGAYVFDRYKARPDRAPVRLVAPEGLDAAEVSRIAAACALAREMVDTPAADMGPLQIETIAREIAESAGAEITVTTGDALLDDNYPAIHAVGRAAAPHRAPRLIEIGWKLDRADLPLVALVGKGVVFDTGGLDLKPAAGMRNMKKDMGGSAHALALGRLVMQADLPVRLVVIVAAVENAVSGDAFRPGDILNSRKGLTIEVGNTDAEGRLILADALTRAGEHEPDLTLDFATLTGAARIALGPDLPPLYTDDETLAGQLLAAAAEVRDPLWRMPLWPGYRAALDTEIADMKNDSSAWAQAGSVTAALFLQQFAPTTGAWAHMDIFAWNPRARPGFPEGGEAQALRACYAMLKARYAG, from the coding sequence ATGGGGCAGCAGGTTGAGCTTGTTTTGGCGGGGGAGTGTGCTGCGGTGCAGATCCACTTTGCAACTCCTTTGCAGGAGTTGTGCGGTGTCGCCAAGCAATGGGCAGAAGCGCAGCGGTTTGAAGGCAAGCTTGGTCAGGTTTTGACCGTTCCAAACGCCGAGGGCGGTGTCGCCGAGGTCCTGGTTGGAACTGGCCGGACCTTCGATCCGATGATGGCGCGGGGCCTGTCGGCGCGGTTGCCGGGCGGGCTGTACCGGCTGGCGCTGGAGGGCGAGACGGCGCATCAGGCGGCCCTGGCCTTCCTGTTGGGGGCCTATGTGTTCGACCGCTACAAGGCCCGGCCGGATCGTGCGCCGGTCAGGCTGGTCGCGCCAGAGGGGCTGGACGCGGCCGAGGTCTCGCGCATCGCCGCCGCCTGCGCCCTGGCGCGCGAGATGGTCGACACCCCCGCCGCCGACATGGGGCCGCTGCAGATCGAGACCATCGCCCGCGAGATCGCCGAAAGCGCGGGAGCCGAGATCACCGTCACGACCGGCGACGCCTTGCTGGACGACAACTATCCCGCCATCCACGCCGTCGGCCGCGCCGCCGCCCCGCACCGCGCGCCGCGTTTGATCGAGATCGGCTGGAAGCTGGACCGCGCCGACCTGCCGCTGGTGGCCCTGGTCGGCAAGGGGGTGGTGTTCGACACCGGCGGATTGGACCTGAAGCCCGCCGCCGGGATGCGGAACATGAAGAAGGACATGGGCGGTTCGGCCCACGCCCTGGCGCTGGGGCGGCTGGTGATGCAGGCCGATCTGCCGGTGCGGCTGGTGGTGATCGTGGCGGCGGTGGAGAATGCGGTGTCCGGCGACGCCTTCCGGCCCGGCGACATCCTGAACAGCCGCAAGGGCCTGACCATCGAGGTCGGCAATACGGACGCCGAGGGGCGGCTGATCCTGGCCGACGCCCTGACGCGGGCGGGCGAACACGAACCGGACCTGACGCTGGATTTCGCCACCCTGACCGGGGCGGCGCGGATCGCCCTGGGGCCGGACCTGCCGCCCCTCTATACGGACGACGAGACGCTGGCGGGCCAGTTGCTGGCGGCGGCGGCCGAGGTGCGTGATCCGCTGTGGCGGATGCCGCTGTGGCCCGGCTATCGCGCGGCGCTCGACACCGAGATCGCCGACATGAAGAACGACTCCTCGGCCTGGGCTCAGGCCGGATCGGTGACGGCGGCCCTGTTCCTGCAGCAGTTCGCGCCGACGACGGGAGCCTGGGCGCATATGGACATCTTCGCCTGGAACCCCCGCGCCCGCCCCGGCTTCCCCGAAGGCGGCGAGGCCCAGGCGCTTAGAGCCTGCTACGCCATGCTGAAGGCGCGCTACGCCGGTTGA
- a CDS encoding SMI1/KNR4 family protein codes for MAELNRRWSVPDYPPTPVSAEEIAEAERNLSFSFPATYRDSVLATGLPRLTTELWEDIEAAGLDLPHLCDFLTPQETVSTTRDYRDAGMPANLVGFASDSGGNLFVFRSDTADDAVWMFDHDFLTVKSVAPSFEAWLKVYGDVPQRAA; via the coding sequence TTGGCTGAACTGAACCGTCGCTGGTCCGTCCCGGACTATCCGCCGACCCCGGTTTCGGCGGAGGAGATCGCCGAGGCCGAACGCAACTTGTCCTTCAGCTTTCCGGCCACGTACCGTGATTCGGTGCTAGCGACGGGCCTTCCACGGCTGACGACCGAACTGTGGGAAGACATTGAGGCGGCCGGACTTGATCTCCCCCACCTATGCGACTTCCTGACCCCGCAGGAAACGGTCTCGACGACGCGCGATTACAGGGATGCAGGAATGCCGGCCAATCTCGTGGGCTTCGCGTCAGACAGCGGCGGCAACCTGTTTGTGTTCCGGAGCGACACGGCGGACGACGCCGTCTGGATGTTCGACCATGACTTCCTCACGGTGAAGTCGGTAGCGCCGTCATTCGAGGCGTGGCTGAAAGTCTATGGCGACGTTCCACAACGCGCGGCCTAG